One window from the genome of Micromonospora aurantiaca ATCC 27029 encodes:
- a CDS encoding calcium-binding protein: MSHRFLSTSRAAASVVGALVLAAAGLAGGAAPASTAYIVPADCGPYSGAPVPAGYTLRFAGALYVSNNANGPEFIIGTTTRNVIVGSVYDDIICGLDGNDDIQANSGDDIVYGGLTGDDIWGDLGNDNLHGDGGADTIHGDRFIGPSALDGNDRVDGGSNDDHLYGDQGVDTLVGGPGWDDGDCGPDAVIDDPRPTLDLPINCP; the protein is encoded by the coding sequence ATGTCACACCGTTTCCTCTCCACCTCGCGTGCCGCCGCCTCGGTGGTCGGTGCGCTCGTCCTGGCCGCCGCGGGCCTTGCCGGTGGCGCCGCCCCGGCGTCCACGGCCTACATCGTCCCCGCCGACTGCGGCCCCTACTCCGGGGCGCCGGTGCCGGCCGGATACACCCTGAGATTCGCCGGCGCGCTCTACGTCAGCAACAACGCCAACGGCCCGGAGTTCATCATCGGCACGACAACTCGCAACGTCATCGTCGGAAGCGTCTACGACGACATCATCTGCGGGCTCGACGGCAACGACGACATCCAGGCCAACAGCGGCGACGACATCGTCTACGGCGGGCTGACCGGCGACGACATCTGGGGCGACCTGGGCAACGACAACCTCCACGGCGACGGCGGCGCCGACACCATCCACGGTGACCGCTTCATCGGGCCCAGCGCCCTGGACGGCAACGACCGCGTGGACGGCGGCAGCAACGACGACCACCTCTACGGCGACCAGGGCGTGGACACCCTGGTCGGCGGCCCCGGCTGGGACGACGGTGACTGCGGACCGGACGCGGTGATCGACGATCCCCGGCCCACCCTGGATCTCCCGATCAACTGCCCGTGA
- a CDS encoding maleylpyruvate isomerase family mycothiol-dependent enzyme: MSDTLTRSELWALAHAERAALADDLAGLDAAQWARPSLCSRWTVEETLAHMTAAASIGRVRWLASVLGARFDFDLHNDRRLAEHRGADPGETLDRFRRIIGSTTSTFGPTEAWLGEVVVHAQDIRRPLGLTRTPSVEAVTPVARFYAGRDFTVAGRSAIDGLRVEATDGPFTAGTGPLVSGTTLALMMAMAGRAAYCDDLTGPGVPALRERCAPA; encoded by the coding sequence ATGTCCGACACGCTGACCCGCAGCGAGCTGTGGGCGCTCGCGCACGCCGAGCGCGCCGCCCTGGCCGACGATCTCGCCGGGCTCGACGCGGCGCAGTGGGCGCGGCCCTCGCTGTGCAGCCGGTGGACGGTGGAGGAGACGCTGGCGCACATGACCGCGGCGGCGAGCATCGGCCGCGTCCGCTGGCTCGCGAGCGTGCTCGGCGCCCGGTTCGACTTCGATCTGCACAACGACCGCCGTCTGGCCGAGCACCGGGGCGCCGACCCGGGGGAGACGCTGGACCGGTTCCGCCGGATCATCGGCAGCACCACGTCGACGTTCGGGCCGACCGAGGCGTGGCTCGGTGAGGTGGTCGTGCACGCCCAGGACATCCGGCGTCCGCTCGGCCTGACACGGACGCCGTCGGTCGAGGCCGTCACGCCGGTCGCCCGGTTCTACGCCGGGCGGGACTTCACGGTGGCCGGGCGCAGCGCGATCGACGGCCTGCGGGTGGAGGCGACCGACGGACCGTTCACCGCCGGCACCGGCCCGCTGGTCAGCGGCACCACGCTCGCGCTGATGATGGCGATGGCCGGGCGGGCCGCCTACTGCGACGACCTCACCGGCCCCGGCGTGCCGGCGCTGCGGGAGCGCTGCGCACCCGCCTGA
- the map gene encoding type I methionyl aminopeptidase: MIEILSPTDVRRARDTGALVAHILRTLRSRTTVGTNLLDIDRQAQRMITEAGAQSCYVDYEPSFGRGPFGHYICTSVNDAVLHGLPHDYTLADGDLLSLDLAVSLGGVVADSAISFVVGDARPAESVALIDATERALQAGIAAARPGVRVGDLSYAIGSVLTEAGYTVNTEFGGHGVGSTMHQDPHVSNTGRPGRGYTLRPGLLLALEPWVMADTATLVTDADGWTLRSATGCRTAHSEHTIAITDDGAEILTLPKQ; this comes from the coding sequence ATGATCGAGATCCTGAGCCCCACCGACGTACGGCGGGCGCGGGACACCGGCGCCCTGGTCGCCCACATCCTGCGGACGCTGCGCAGCCGCACCACCGTGGGCACGAACCTGCTCGACATCGACAGGCAGGCGCAGCGCATGATCACCGAGGCCGGGGCGCAGTCCTGCTACGTCGACTACGAGCCGTCGTTCGGGCGCGGGCCGTTCGGCCACTACATCTGCACCTCGGTCAACGACGCGGTGCTGCACGGGCTGCCGCACGACTACACGCTGGCCGACGGCGACCTGCTCAGCCTCGACCTGGCCGTCTCGCTGGGCGGGGTGGTGGCCGACTCCGCGATCAGCTTCGTCGTCGGTGACGCCCGGCCCGCGGAGAGCGTCGCGCTCATCGACGCCACCGAACGGGCGTTGCAGGCCGGGATCGCCGCGGCCCGCCCCGGCGTCCGCGTCGGCGACCTCTCGTACGCCATCGGCTCGGTCCTCACCGAAGCCGGATACACGGTCAACACCGAGTTCGGCGGCCACGGCGTCGGGTCGACGATGCACCAGGACCCGCACGTGTCGAACACCGGGCGCCCCGGGCGCGGCTACACGCTGCGTCCCGGACTGCTCCTGGCGCTGGAGCCGTGGGTGATGGCGGACACCGCCACGCTGGTCACCGACGCCGACGGGTGGACGCTGCGCAGCGCGACCGGCTGCCGCACCGCGCACAGCGAGCACACCATCGCCATCACCGACGACGGCGCGGAGATCCTGACGCTGCCGAAGCAGTGA
- a CDS encoding helix-turn-helix domain-containing protein, with the protein MVRLPLTPAEVERGQRLGALLRRARGERSMLLTALDAGVSPETLRKIESGRVATPAFPTIAAIADVLGLSLDEVWAEISRSDAAVRLAPSERRLAS; encoded by the coding sequence ATGGTCAGGTTGCCCCTCACCCCCGCCGAGGTCGAGCGCGGGCAGCGCCTCGGTGCGCTTCTGCGCCGCGCCCGGGGCGAGCGTTCGATGCTGCTCACCGCGCTCGACGCCGGTGTCTCCCCGGAGACGCTCCGGAAGATCGAGTCCGGCCGGGTCGCCACGCCGGCGTTCCCCACCATCGCCGCCATCGCCGACGTCCTCGGACTCTCCCTCGACGAGGTGTGGGCCGAGATCAGCCGCTCCGACGCCGCGGTGCGTCTCGCGCCGTCCGAGCGACGCCTGGCTTCGTAG
- a CDS encoding DUF6518 family protein has product MPPSRRAVALVVPVAGFLLGFLDFVWIKWVPFPFAELGNSTATWAVAAFALGWWIRSGAVRAAVAASVLLIVAVPSYYLAATLLQGDDLAVIWSPTSIVWMAFGVVAGVVFGVGGIWARTDGWRRIVGTALPVAVFVEEALRFALKSGSYPGAWWNVAIDLGLAALLVVLIGRSARVRLLAAAVALPVAALGAVTFAAVAG; this is encoded by the coding sequence ATGCCACCCTCGCGTCGCGCCGTCGCGCTTGTCGTCCCCGTCGCCGGTTTCCTGCTCGGCTTCCTGGACTTCGTCTGGATCAAGTGGGTGCCGTTCCCGTTCGCCGAACTCGGCAACTCCACAGCCACCTGGGCGGTCGCCGCGTTCGCGCTGGGATGGTGGATCCGGTCGGGCGCGGTGCGCGCCGCCGTGGCGGCCAGCGTCCTGCTGATCGTCGCGGTGCCCAGCTACTACCTGGCGGCGACGCTGCTCCAGGGCGACGACCTCGCCGTGATCTGGTCGCCCACCTCGATCGTCTGGATGGCGTTCGGCGTGGTGGCGGGCGTGGTGTTCGGCGTCGGCGGCATCTGGGCGCGGACCGACGGATGGCGGCGAATCGTGGGGACCGCCCTGCCGGTGGCCGTGTTCGTCGAGGAGGCGCTGCGGTTCGCGCTGAAGTCCGGGTCGTACCCCGGAGCGTGGTGGAACGTGGCGATCGACCTCGGGCTCGCCGCGCTGCTCGTGGTGCTGATCGGCCGGTCCGCCCGGGTGCGGCTGCTGGCCGCCGCGGTGGCGCTGCCGGTAGCCGCGCTCGGCGCTGTCACGTTCGCCGCCGTCGCGGGCTGA